gggccgggccgggccggggtataaaggcgcggcgggggcggccgtggcgggcggcgggcgcaCGGAGGCGCGCCTGGAGCGGCCGCTGGCCTCGCCTCCCGGGCCGCCCCTGCGAGTCCCGGGCGCGTGAGCACGCCTGCGCGCGCCCGGGCCCTTCCTGGCAGGCTGCTTGTAAGATGAGTGAAGGagcaggtgggggagaggggaggcagcGAGCGAGAGGGCGAGGGGAGCGCGGGCGCTGAGCGGCGCTCACTTGGAGCGCGGCGAGCGAGCGAGACGAGCCCGCTCCATGTCCCTCGCTGCCTCCCTGCCAGGCGCGCGAAGATGATGGCCATGAACGCCAAGCAGCCTTTCGGCATGCACCCGGTGCTTCAAGAGCCCAAATTCTCCAGCCTGCACTCCGGTTCCGAGGCCATGCGCCGAGTCTGCCTCCCAGCCCCGCAGGTACGTAGTGGAGCATAATTACCGCTCTAAGGCACATTTTTTGACAGGCACTAGCTTCATGTTTTTTTCATGCCGCCCAGAACAATCGCCGCTGTCTGAacccctctccctgtctcccccgCGCTCTCTCCCGGCGCGCGCTCCCTCTCATTCATGTCTCTCTGATCCACACGTCTGTTCCAGCAGAGCCTCTGTCTCCGTATTAATTTTTATGACCTGAGCTTTGAGGAGAGGCATCCCGGTTGCTCGAAAATGTGTTTTAATCCTGAGTTGACAGTATTCCCCACTGACCGTGCCGTGCGCCTTCTCGCTTGCAGCTGCAGGGTAATATATTTGGAAGCTTTGATGAGAGCCTGCTGGCACGCGCCGAAGCTCTGGCGGCGGTGGATATCGTCTCCCACGGCAAGAACCATCCGTTCAAGCCCGACGCCACCTACCATACCATGAGCAGCGTGCCCTGCACGTCCACTTCGTCCACCGTGCCCATATCCCACCCGGCCGCGCTCACCTCGCACCCGCACCACGCCGTGCACCAGGGCCTCGAAGGCGACCTGCTGGAGCACATCTCTCCCACGCTGAGCGTGAGCGGTTTGGGCGCCCCCGAGCACTCGGTGATGCCGGCGCAGATCCACCCGCACCACCTGGGCGCCATGGGCCACCTGCACCAGGCCATGGGCATGAGTCACCCACATGCCGTGGCGCCCCACAGCGCCATGCCCGCGTGCCTCAGCGACGTGGAGTCGGACCCGCGGGAGCTCGAGGCCTTCGCCGAGCGCTTCAAGCAGCGGCGCATCAAGCTGGGGGTGACCCAGGCGGACGTGGGCGCGGCTCTAGCCAACCTCAAGATCCCCGGCGTAGGCTCGCTCAGCCAGAGCACCATCTGCAGGTTCGAGTCTCTCACTCTCTCGCACAACAACATGATCGCGCTCAAGCCGGTGCTCCAGGCCTGGCTGGAGGAAGCCGAGGCCGCCTACCGAGAGAAGAACAGCAAGCCCGAGCTCTTCAACGGCAGCGAGCGGAAGCGCAAACGCACGTCCATCGCGGCGCCCGAGAAGCGCTCCCTGGAAGCCTACTTCGCCATCCAGCCGCGGCCCTCCTCTGAGAAGATCGCGGCCATCGCTGAGAAACTGGACCTCAAAAAGAACGTGGTGAGGGTCTGGTTTTGCaaccagagacagaaacagaaacgAATGAAGTACTCGGCTGTCCACTGACTGCGGCGGGGCGCAGCGGCGTCCGGGGCCCGGAGAGCGGAGGGTACACCCCACCCCCGGAGCGCGGGGGAGCGCTTGTGGGGGACTCCAAGACGTTTCCTGGCAGGTCAGGCTCTCTCCCCCGAAGCCACAGACCTTCCCCCTTCTCCCACCTGGTTGCCTCCcggccttctctttctcttccttcctttctgttcccACCAGAAAAGTCACGGCgctgagaaaaaattaaaaaaaaaaaatcacgaagGGCAGGCCTGGAGGGACCGGcgctgtccgtggtgctgaaAATCGTCCTCGCGCGCTGGGCTGCGCGACCTCGGGGCAGGAGCCCAAACGCTGGCGAGAGCGAATTGGCCCGACCGCACGACTCCGAGGTGCAGGCGCCACTTCGCTAAGCGCGATTAGACAAAGGGTGAAGGGATGGGAAGGCAGTGATAAATAATAACACGAAGTCTAACTGGGGCACAAACATGTACTGGAGATTTATTTagagtatataaaatacatgtatgttTCCAAAGGATAGCCTTATACTCCTTTCCCCCTCCAAAATTTTAGCCACCTCATCCTTTGGTTTGCTGTAAATTCTCTAACGTAGCATGGATTAGGTTCAGGGAAAGTGTGCGTGGAGTTTTGAGGTCCTGGCTGTTCTCTGCGGTAAGTCGGGCTTCAGAAAATTGGGCCCTTTCAGCGACCGAAAACGCCGGGATGGCGTAGCTGGTTGCAGGCAGCAGCTGGCAACTGCTCTGGCTCATCCTCCCCCCCGATCTGATGGTGTTTGAGGGGGTAATTACTGCCTGCTGGAGAGCCAGCGGGGATCGGTAGTGCTCTGGACAGACTGAGGACCGTCTGACCCCAGCTCGCTGCTCCAGCCACATTCCCAGCGCAGCACAGGGATGGCTTTTCAATATAATTGTAACTTCTCTGAATCATATGCAAGTCCTTCCAACACGTCTAACCTCATTGCGATTTTATTCTTGCTGTTAGCACTGTTATTTCCTATTATGCCCTCATATGGGTGTCTCCTGGTGGAGGTTCAATTATGGTTTTGGGCGGAAAGAGGAGCCAGACTGCTGGCCTGGACCCTTCTCACCCATGTCCCCCTGGCCCCATCACATTTTATCTTTCGTTGCTTCATGTAATTTGAGtgttgctgtgtgacctttggtTTTGTTCTCCGAatagatacaaataaaatattaagttttcttctctctttaccCCTTGAAttaacttctaaaataaatactttatttttcaacCCGAATCGCAgtgcttttctttctcagaggTTAAGGAGTGCTAGTCTTGGAAAGGATTTAAACGTGAGAACCCATAAGGGTTGGGTTCTCACTTCTAGCAGGCCATTCTCTGCCCATCTCCTCTCCTCTTCATACTCAGCCTCACCTTCTCACTCTGATCTCGCCTAGGGAGACCTGGAAGACTCCCGACCTCAGGGTTACAAGGCACTTGCTTCCACACTTCCCTGCATTCGAATCTACCAGCCTCTGTTCGCTCAACTTGATTCAGACCCGTGGCAAACTTTGAGGCCTGACTGATGGGAGTAGAAGCCCCCAGTACTTCCACTCAGTGGCTGAATGATCCTGAAGCTAATTTCTTACCTTTTCTAAGCCTCGATTGCTTGTCTGAAGGATGAAGAGGTGAATATCTACCTCACAAGGTTATTCTTaggattaaataaatttgtttattttaggcaTCTGGTAGTGCTTGGTGCTTAAGATGACACATTATTTCAGAAGATTCAAATGACTGGATAGGAAGTGAGTGGATagatgcagagagggaggaaagtgTTCTTCACTGGGACAGAGTGCTTTGAGACTCCCTTGGGGTCACTTCAGAAACTCATTTAAAACTGTCACCCACGAACCTACCACCCTATGATCTATCTTGTCTTCTCTGTGGAGTTCTAAATGATATATCTGCTGCAAAGATTTCTAGTATAGTGCCTTGCGCATAGTAGGTTCTCAACATATGGCTGttcccttctctctcactccctttaaaagggtggggggagaagaaaCCTTTTTATTTGCGAGCTGCAGAAACACCTTTAtgacttaaaaattaatgttctAAGTCCAGGAGTCATCAGCACATTTCCCCTCTTTGTCTTCAAAGAGCACTGGGTCATTACCTCCGTCCTGGAATTCGGAGCAGAGTGGGTCTCCCCTGAGCGCGGTGCTCCCCCTCTGCTGCACAAGCAAACCTGGGGATCGCCCCCAGCCCCTGAGCCTCAGCCCCTCGCCCCCCGCCTGGCGTAACAGCCCCAGCGATGcctccacctccttctccatCGGGTGTCCTTTAATAATAAATGCCCTTATGCCATTACATTATATTGTGggttttgaaaatttaaaatacggCTGATGCAATATTAATTGCCTATAGTGGTATAAAACACAGGGCCGGAGCCCAGCCGGGCTGCAGAGGAGGCGGCCGTGAGCGTCCCGCGCCGAAGTGTAGCGCTCCAGACAGACGCGCCTTTGCGGGCTGCGAGGTTTCCTGCAGGTAAGAGCCTTCAGCTTTTTTGGCCCGGGAAAGAACCCGATATCCGCCTCCATCTCCTTTCTGAAAAGTTCCCtgctgttatatatatttaaattagtaACCTCAAAAGtttggaagacttttttttttttttgagagagagagagggatgagcCGCCTGAAAGTTAAGATCTGTTCCATAAGTGGCCTGGTCCTCTCCAGGCGCGGGGGCTGCCCTCGCGCACTGATATTTTGACCAATTTCTACCCGCGGCGGGAGCTGCTGCTCCGTCCACGACGCGCCCCACCCTCTCCCACCCACTGAGTGCGCCGGGCCGGCGCCGCCGCCTCTCTCTTTGGGCTCTCTCAGGAAGCAACGGGAGCTGTGGTTTCTCCGGAATTGTGCAGTCGCCTCTGCCATTCCTCTGGCGGAGGCAGAGACCTCTCTGAGAGTGGAGGGTGGGTAGGTACCAGCCGGGTTGGGGTTCACGGAGGCCTCGTTTGCAGCCTGGTGGGCCATTTCCtaactgtatgaccttgggcaagtcgcaTCACTTCTGTAAGCCTCTCTTGATGGCTGCAAAACCTCACAAAAACAATTGTGAAAAGTATCTGAAAAACATTCCGGAGCagattttcctttccaaaataccACTAACTTGCAACATTCACAGTCTGAGCCCCGCTGGGAGTTTCTTTAAACTTTGCCAAGAGAAAGGGGGAACCAGTGTTCAGGGCTGTTTGTATGGAAAGCTGCGTTGGGCCTTTCAAGGCGGGATTTTGAGAGTCATCTGTGGACTAGGGGGAGGCTTCTAGGCACTTGGCTGTCTGGAATTGGGGTCTGACCTGGAATGAGCCATGCGTACAGAGGCCAGCATGGCTGAAGCCCTGGCAGGCAGAACTTGGGAGAAGGAGgactcctgggctcctgggtctGGGCTGTGTGAACTCTGGCCAGGggcttcctctctttctgtgcctaaGATAGAATCAGTGTTGTTCACTGTTTTATACCCAGTGCCCTCCTCAGGGTCTGGCCCAGAGTGGCATACAATAGATAGGtatctgtggaatgaatgaatgaatgaatgaatgaatgaagtttttgttttataaaatgaagggATCCCTTCCAACCCAATCCTTTCTGAATTCTGGGTACTGTAGGGAAAGAACAGACATCAGCAAGTAGAGACAAGGGCCCGGGGTCATGGTCAAGGTGATGATCTGCACCTCCAGTTTCCATTCAAAGGAAGCCAGTTTCCTTCCTGTTTAAATTAGAAGAATCCTTGCCTCCCTCTGTGGTTATCATGGGTACAGAGGGGGTGTTCTGTGGTGTGGGCCCTCAGAACCTAGAGGAGGGATCAGGGAAGAGGATCAGGGGTGATCTTTGCCCTGCTGAATGAGCCTGACGTTCTCTTGGCCCTCGAACCTGGGTTATTTTACTTTCCTGCTGAGATGGAAACTCTGGCTCTGGGGTAGACAGACCTGGGGTGGAATACATACTCCATCTCTTAGATGAATAAGTGCCtttaactctctgagcctcagtggcCTCATAtgtaaagcaggaaaaaagacTATCTTTCAGGATTGCTGTGATGAGTATCACACAGGCcagggcctgacacatagtaggcatcaATGGATAcataatctttctaaaacatgacTTTTGCTCAGAAAAAGTGAGAGTTAGTGTTGCAAGGGCAAAATCAGGGCTTGGCCTCAGCTACGATCAACATTttccttcatctataaagtgagagCAGTAGCCCTGACTTCCACCTCTCCCTGTGGTTGTCAGGGGTTGTAAACCAGAAATTGTACAAGTAATCCCTTTGTACACCATGTGGCCCAGGTACGGAAGGGACGAGGTTAATTTACTCTCCCAGGGTCCACCATGGTGCCAGCAGGTTGCCACCGAGAAGCTTGACCCCAATGGTGGCTCCTCGAACTCACGCCTTCCCTCTTTGTAGAATCCTGGCAAGCATCAACGTCTTGATTGCTGGGAGACTCAGCGCAGCTCGGCCTCCTGAGGGGCGGGCTCCAGTGGGCAGAGGAAGCCGGGATGGGATCTCTGACtcggcctggggtggggggtggggggcggcgaAGCCCAGCTCCCCCCTTTCGGCTGGGCATCAGAAGGGGGCAGCCTAGGGCGACACTCGCTGGCGTCAGCCCCTCTTTTACCAAGGGAGAGGCCCAGAGCGTAGCGGAGGGCTTAGGAGGCTCCTTCTACCTTCCATCGCTGCCCCCCAATCGTGCTGTCTCAGTGCCCGGTTGTAGTTCTTCCTTAGTCCTTACCATTCATTCCCTGACAGCACCTTGTATTTATATAGCAGTAAAAGCGCTCGGGGCAAGTGCCACGTCCGTCCAGTTCGGGGCACCCCCACCCTGGAACCCAGCGCAGAGTGGGCGCTTCACAAACCTTTGCTGGATAAGCGAATTACAAAATCTCGCATGTATTAAGGGCTTCTtgtatgtcaggcactgttccaagcTCTTTATATGCATTAACTTTTTAGTCCTTAAGCAACACGAGTAGGTCCCATTTAAAACCCCATTTTCCAGACGAGAACTTGGAGGCGCAGTGTTTATCTAACCTGCCCGGGACAAGGTGTGACACAGCCATTTGGTGGAGAGATCTGGCCAACACCGGCTTCTCGGCCTCGCTGGGGCCGCCCAAGCGAGACCCAGCTGGGtccggggcaggggagggcggcCGCCGGGAGGGCAGGCGGGGCGCAGGGTGCCCGGCGCCGAGCAGGTGGCGCCAGCTCGCCACGGCCTCTGCGCCCCGCGTGTCGGGCCCTGCTCGCGCTCCGGCTCTGCGCGTCTCTCCCTCGCGGGTTCGCGCCGCCTCCGGGGTCTCGGTCACCACCGCGGTGCGCGTGTTTGCTCGGCTCCCGCGCACCCCGCTCTCGGCTTCCCTCCAGACTCGCAGGCGCGCACCGGACCCCGAAGCGCAGGAGCCCGACGGCCGCGTCCCCTGGGCGCGCAGGGAGCCCCCCTcccgcctgcccccaccccctgccgacCTGCGGGAGCCCCCTGCGGCCACCCCGCTCCGGCGGGCGGACGGAGCCGGCGAGGACCCGGGCGGCCGAATTAGCCGCCCCTTCGATCGCTCTTTTCCGCTCGGGTCAGGTtcccctccgcccacctccccccgACGGCGCCTCCGCCCTCGCCCGGCTCCTGGGCTCCCCCGCGGGGTCAGGGTTCACCCGGCTCTTCCCCGCGCCTCGGGAGGGAGGGGGCTTCCTCTGCGCGGCGTCCCGGCTCGGGgagcccccggggcgggggccgggctcCTCCCGGGGAGTCCTCCCCACCCGCTGCTTTCCGCCTCCAGCGCGTGGAGGACTTACTTGTCTCCGCAGAGCGTCAGTCCTCTGCCCTGTCTCCAGCCCAGCACTGCCCAGCCTGGCACTGGACGCGAACTGGTACCGAAGCAGCGCGCGCTCTCTCTCAGATTGATTTTGAGTTTTAGGATTTCACAGACAGAAAATCCTAGGGTTCATCTTGGGAAGATGAAAATTTTGTTGGACTTCTTTAAACCTCTTTGGGATTGacattgtttttcctttgaattgCATAGGGAGGGAGCATCACCATAAGTTCAAGAGGTCTCTGGACGGCTCCCACCGCCAGCACCATAGCTCGTTTTCCTGCACTCAGCATGCTCGGCCCGACCCCATGCGCGTGCGCGCGAGCGCGTGCTCAGCAGCCCAGCTCCAAAACCCCTGCATCCCCGCCTGTGACAGAGCGTCCCAATGCCTGGGGCCTTGCTAGTCAGCTCACCTCTTGACAGATATAGTTAATGTCCAGCCCTCATAAATCAAGACCATAAAAAGCTTACTTTCATATGCGCTCAATTTCTACCAAACCTAAACTAATTGCATAAATTCCTTTAGGCCACTCAGGGCTGCTCTCTGGGTTGGGATCTGATCAATTAGTCATTAGGCACTCCATTAGCTGGGGTTTAAGCTGCCTCATATAAATGTCTCCTGTCAATTTGCTTgtaattgaatgaataaaaaagggTACAATTATTAGCACAGAGGATCAGAAAGAGGAGAGgtcaattttattaaaatcttctaaaaatgtcttaatctaataataataataataataacaacaacaacaacaacaatagcacAACGATAATTAGAAGGCATTTAGAAACCAGCCACTCCAAGAATCTCTGTCCTTGTAAAGGAAAGGTCTGGCCTGAGACACAGCAAACTGAATATGTATCTATGCTCTACCACCTTGGGAAACTAGTCTTTTCTTCCCTTAGGGCCTTAGTTTCTTTAGTAGGTTGGAggtggtttttttcctttgaactaCTTCTAGATTTTGTCAGAGTTAAAAATCTAGTTAAAAATTGAACACAGAAAGACAACTTGACCAATCCCCAACTTCAGCCAGGTTTGGCTATTTCTTTGGAAGTTAACTACATgtctaaataatatattttttaatactatttttctattctaaagTTCAGAGTTTGTAACTTCATGTTTTGGCTAAGTAATACACAATTCAAATTCAAAAGAACTAGAAGTTCTTCCATCCTTGGCCCAAGTTAGCAAGCTCCCTTTGTTGAAGGCAAATAATGTTATCAATTTCTTCTGTCTACTCCAGAGAGATTTTATTGATTGCCTTTTCTTGATCTGTCCTTTTTAGTCATGGTGCACTAAGTTCTTGCTATGGTGTCAGAGaactagaaataataatagtCTTGAATAATCTTTCTATACCAAGAAACCTAGGAAGTTTTCtacaaaaatcaataatttaaaaatatgaatgggcagttgaaaattctgatttttttttactaaaaatgaatttgaagatGCAGACTCCATAGTGTGTAAAAACTGCCTACTCACAAACATAAAGAGTGTTTATAGACTGATTTGCATTCTATCCCACCTTCTTCCAAACAGAATTTGAAGCAGCCTATCTGTAAGTACTGTGGAATCGGTGAGCCCACTTTTTGCAGTAGGAAGAGTTTTTCTGTGGCGTCTAATGGCAATGATGGGACTGGAGAGGACATCAGTGAAATCATTTTGGAATCCACCTAGGGTGGGGGATTGAGCCCGAGACTGCAGAAATTCCAGCCAAGCTCCTGTACGTGAGGGAATTACGGGCCACAGAGATAAATTTTCTCACAGAAGTTCAAAATGGTGATCCAGACTGAATGATGCGGGACGTACAGGGAGCCATTGTTTCTGGGGCCGGATTGATTTATATTGAGCCTTGCATACCCTCTAGATGAAGTCCTCTTGTGGTGAAAAGCATGGACTGGAAGGGTTAACTAGGTGACTCAGAATCATCTCAGGTCAGCAGACAGTCCACATGGTGCAGTGGGGAAGAATCTGAAATGTGCACAGAAATGTCTGAGTTCAGGCACGCTGTCCTGTGTGTTCTTGGCAACTCAGTTCCCTACTCAGTGTCTCCGCTTTCCCCAACTCTAAGGTAGGGAGCTGAATTAGATAGCAGTTCAATTTTGGTGGCAATTCATGGACTCCTTTGAGAATCTGAAGACAATTATTGCCCTAACCCAGAAAAATGTACATCTGTGCTCTCAAAATGTTTGCGAACGCCTTGGAGATTAACCATGTTAATATACATTATCCATGTATAAACTCACTCCCATGAGTTTAAGAGTCCCAGGTTAAGACCCCCTGGTATAGGTCAAATACCCATAAGCACAGAAACCAGTTTAGCAAACTGGGAAGAACTttattgaagataaaaataaagtgtcaATTAGAGTATGAGCCAATTGTCAATAAAGAGTCCAAATGGCTTTGGCAAAATTATTCTTCAGATCGATAGCTTCCTAAGAGGCAGTGCACTACATTAGGGGTCAAAatctagtatttttgtttttgttttgaccAGTCTGACAACAACTAGAATTGAGAAGTGGAGCTGGAGGCTTTGCTGCTCTGATCCCCTCTTTTCTCCTGGGAAAAATGAGAAGGTCGGGCCAGATGATGTGTGAAGCTGCCAGTTATGACATTACATGGGCTTCTGTGTGTGGGCACTGGCATGTCTTACATTTAGTATTTgtttcagtatattttatttttctattttgttttcaaaaggaTGATACAATCAAAGTAGAgttggaaggaggagagagacacTACCAAGTGTGGTGTCTGCTGGGTTCCCAGCGCTGAAGCTTCTAAAACCATGAGGCAGAAACATAACCCCAGAtcctaatgaaaaaataaaaacaccaacagtttgtaagtttaaaaattaaaggcagtgggggcagtgaggaggcaggatgaaatgaaaacaacttgTTAGGCTAAACAGTCCTGGCTCAGCCAAGCCAGTTCATGAGGAGGTCTGGAAGCCCTAGCCCACTGAGGACTAGAGAGCCTGGCGGTGGGGTTGTGGGCTGGGCAGGGTAGCCCCGGCACCCAAGCCCATTCCAGCTGCGGCTGGAATCCACAGATATAAGAATGCTAACCAAGGCTCCTCTTTTGGTTCTTAGAACTTCATTTTCATACTCTAAATGATTAGAGCATTGGCCACCTTCAACTATTTTGCCTCCAACTTCCAGAAGTTTCTTCTGTCCTATAGATTTTTCTCCCCAGTTTTCTTGGCAGATAATTGATAAataacactgtgtaagtttaaggtgtacaacatagtgatttgttATATGGAGatactgagggatccctgggtggctcagcagttgagcgtctgcctttgacctggggcatgatcctgaagttgtgggatcgagtcccacatcgggctccctgcatggagcctgcttctccctctacctatgtttctgctgctttctgtgtctctcatgagtaaataaataaaatcttaaaaaaaaaaggagtatataGAGATACTgaaaatgctcaccacaataagatTAGTTCACATCCATCCCTTCACatagttaaatttttttccctcatgatgagaactttcaagatttaCTCTCAGAGCAACTCTCAATATATAATACACTTTTGTTAACTGTactcatcatgttgtacattattaCTTCCACAAcacttttaaatttgattttgtttaaagattttatgtgtttatttgaaagggagagtgagcgagcaccagcatgaggggcagagggagagggaggagcaggcttcctgccaagcagggagctagatgtggggctccatctcaggaccctgggatcaggaccggagctgaaggcagatgcttaacagacttagccattagccacccaggtgccccaaaacttattattttataactgttgGGTTGCGCTTTTTGACGACCTTCACCTAATTCctgtgttctatagtttttagttcTTGGATTTTGCTCccatagtattttaattttgcttatggCTTTGGGCTGGATGCCCTAGGACTTACAGTGCTATTAGGTTATTGAAGGGAAGATCTGTATCTCTTGATTGTCACAGTAGGGGTTTCCATCACAAGAAGAGTTTTAATACTATTTCCTCAAATGctttatattatcattattagaCATGTGAAATCCTAGAATGTgaagtgagaagagttcatggaGATTCTCTGGCTGACTGGAGAGCATGGCATTATATTTCCAGAGGCCCAAGAATCTATATTTTTCACACTCTCCAGGTGACTCTGCTTACTTGCCCAGATGTTTCATACACTTTTTTCCCATCACCAAAgtgccccacactgggtatataGCTTGAAACACAAAATTGCTTTCAATGCTTTTTTCCTTAAAGGTGGTATAAAATTTGCCTTCATTTCACAGCCTATCTGTGGCTGTTTTGCCCTCCCCATCATTGCGATGTTAGTTTACTTAAGGAATAAATTGGGGCAGCATCCAGAACCTTTGGTGCAACCACACCCTGCACACTATTATGTGACTCATAAGAACAAGTAAC
The Vulpes vulpes isolate BD-2025 chromosome 2, VulVul3, whole genome shotgun sequence genome window above contains:
- the POU4F3 gene encoding POU domain, class 4, transcription factor 3, with product MMAMNAKQPFGMHPVLQEPKFSSLHSGSEAMRRVCLPAPQLQGNIFGSFDESLLARAEALAAVDIVSHGKNHPFKPDATYHTMSSVPCTSTSSTVPISHPAALTSHPHHAVHQGLEGDLLEHISPTLSVSGLGAPEHSVMPAQIHPHHLGAMGHLHQAMGMSHPHAVAPHSAMPACLSDVESDPRELEAFAERFKQRRIKLGVTQADVGAALANLKIPGVGSLSQSTICRFESLTLSHNNMIALKPVLQAWLEEAEAAYREKNSKPELFNGSERKRKRTSIAAPEKRSLEAYFAIQPRPSSEKIAAIAEKLDLKKNVVRVWFCNQRQKQKRMKYSAVH